ATTTTGATAATGGTATCGATGGTTTGTACGCTCAATTACCACATGCTGAGTTTCCTTTTATTACAGCAAACTACGATTTCTCTAACACTATAATGGACACGCATACCAAACCTTATAAAACATTTATAAAAGATGGTATTAAAATAGGCGTTTTTGGTTTAGGCATAGAGCTTACTGGCTTGGTAGACAAAAGCATGTTTAAGGAAACAAAGTATTTAGATCCCGTTGAAACGAGCCAAGAAATGACGCGTATTTTAAAAGAAGATGGACACTGCGATTTAATTATTTGTTTATCTCACTTAGGGTATCATTATAAAAACAACCCAGATAAAATAGACGATTTAAAACTTGCCGGAGCAACAAAAGATATCGATTTAATTATCGGTGGCCACACGCATACATTCTTAAAAAAACCAACAGTTGTAAAAAATATTGACGGCAAAAACACACTTGTTAATCAAGTAGGTTGCTATGGTATTAACCTAGGTAAAATAGATTTCTATTTCGATTCCGATAAAAACAAATCGGCTAACGGAACTTCGATTATTGTGTAATGCTATACTTATCCATGAACTGAAATTAAGAATACCTTTAAAAAGAGTATCACATGTTTAGACATCAAGGCAAAAGCAGAACTTTAAAACATAACCTGCAAATTGCCACTGTTTTGTCTTTAGCTGCCGGAATAATAAATGTTACCGGATTTTTATCATTTAAGCAATTAACCACAAATGTAACAGGGCATTTTGCGCTCTTTATATACGATCTGGCAAATTTTAAATTCTGGAAAGGTACTATCTATTTTTTATATATTTTCTCCTTTCTTCTTGGTTCTTTTGCTTCCAGTTTTTTAATTGAAAAATATAGGGTTAACAAACAACTCAACGTTTTTGTTATCCCTACTGTAATAGAAAGTCTCATTTTAATTTCTATTGCAGTAATAAGCAACTTTGTAGAAATAACTTATCCTAATTTTATAGTCTTTGCAATGTTGTTCGCTATGGGTTTACAAAACTCATTTGTTACTAAAATTTCAAACGCAGTAGTAAGAACAACGCATCTCACAGGCCTTTTTACAGATTTGGGTATAGATTTGTCCCATTTATTATTCCCAGAATCTCATCCTGATCGAGCCAAGTTAAAAGAGAATATTAAGTTACGTATATATATAATTTCTTCTTTCTTTATAGGAGGTTTAATAGGTGGATTTTTTTATTCTGAACTTCATTTAAAACTAAATACCCTAATACTTGCGGCATTAATTTTACTATCAAGTTTATTTTACGACGACTTTAGATATCAACTCATAAAAACAAAAAGAAAGTACACGCAACGAAAAAACCTTACTTAAGGTGTGGATAATGCTCGTCTTCTCTAGGGCTAACATTCGGTAATCGGGATTGTTCGTAGAAAAAGTAAAAAGCCCCTAAAACCAATGTTGTAGCTAGAAAGTTTAATAAGCTACTTTGAGAAATATAAATATTAGCAATATCTATTACTTCGGAAAAAACAAGACACAACACACCAAAAAATAAGAAAAGTGATTTTTCGTTATCACGGTAAAAATAATTTAGCAGCGATAAAGACAAAACTAACAGAATGATAATATTGTATATGTTCTCTAGAAAATAGATACTATTTGTTAATAAATTAGGTTGCTCAATGGCGTATAAAACATAAATTAAATAAGCATCTAAAATGAGTAAAACAAATAAATGAATCTTCAAGTTTCTAAACACATATTTAAAGTTTATAGACTGACACATCTTAAAAAACAACATAAAATAAGCCAAAACATATAAACTGTTTCCTAAATAATAGGCATATTGGTAATAATCAGAGCTTGTATCAGGGTAAGCAATTTTATCAAAAATAGCCAACAAATCAGCCAATGCAAATAGCACAAAAAACATTAAAAACAGCTTGTTTTTTGGCTTAACCGAAACCACATAGCGAGCAACCACTAGCGGCACAATAAGCGATTCGAAGTAAAATGCTAAGTCTGGATTTCCGTTAAATTCGAAAACAACATAAAAAACATAAACAGCTGCAATTAATATTATAAAGATTTTTGACTTGTACATATTTGCTTCTAAAATCGAAACAAATATAAACAAATAGCTCAATTTGATAGAGTTAAAATGCTTTTAATCGATTATTTTTATTCAAAACCTATCTTTTGCAAGAATTCAGCCTCACTAATCAATTCTACATTTAACTTCTCTGCTTTCTCTTTTTTACTAGGTCCCATTTTATCTCCAGCAACTATAAAACTTGTTTTAGATGAGATAGAACTACTAACTTTCCCTCCATTATCCTCAATAAGCTTCTTCAGTTCATTTCTAGAAACAGTTTCAAAAACTCCAGTAACAACTATAGATTGTCCGGTAAGTAAACTCGTTTTACCAACCAATTCTTCTGCCGACATTTCTAACTGAACACCAAAAGATTTTAATCGGTTTATAATATTATTATTTTCTTCGGAAGCAAAAAACAAACAAACGCTCTCTGCTATTTTAATTCCTATTTCATCAACATTAACAAGTGCTTCTTGTGATGCTTCCTGAACCGCATCAATACTTTTATAATGCCTTGCTAACTTTTTAGCTACTGTTTCACCAACATAGCGAATACCTAAAGCAAAAAGAACACGCTCGAAAGGTATATTTTTAGATTGTTCTACACCTTGAATTAATTTTTCAGCACTTTTATCTGCCATACGTTCCAGCGGAATAACTTGCTCCTTTGTCAATTCATATAACTCGGAATAATTAGAAATCAAACCTTCATTAACTAAAAGCGCAACCGTTTCACCTCCTAAACCATCAATATCCATCGCTTTACGCGAAATATAATGCTGAATTCTTCCAATAATTTGAGGATTACATCCATTATAATTCGGGCAATAATGTTGTGCTTCACCAACTTTACGCTCTAAAGCAGTATCACATTCCGGACAATGGGTTATATATAATGTAGGTTCAGAATTTGCTGGTCGCTCACTTAAATCGACACCCAAAATTTTAGGTATTATCTCCCCTCCTTTTTCAACATAAACCATATCACCAACACGAATATCGTGCTTTTCTATTTGATCTGCATTATGTAAAGACGCACGCTTAACCGTTGTTCCTGCTAATTCTACAGGCTCTAAATTTGCTACAGGCGTAATAGCTCCCGTTCTACCAACTTGGTAAGATATACTGTTTAATCGAGTAGAAACCTGCTCGGCTTTAAATTTGTAAGCCATAGCCCAACGTGGTGCTTTGGATGTAAAACCAAGCTCCTCTTGCTGCTGCAAACTATTTACTTTTACAACAACACCATCAGTTTCAAAAGGAAGATCATGACGATGTATATCCCAATAATTTATAAAGTCTAAAACTTCGTCTATAGAATTTGCTAGTTTAGCAACTTCAGGAACTTTAAAACCCCATTGACGTGCTTTTTCTAAACTCTCAAACTGATTAGAAACACCTAGATTTCCACCTGTTAAATTATACAACAAACACTCCAAAGGACGCTTAGCAACTTCTGCGCTATCTTGCAACTTCAAACTTCCTGACGCTGTATTTCTCGGGTTTCTATAAGGCTCTTCTCCTATTTCAATCCGGTCTTCGTTCATTTTATTAAACCCTTCAAAAGGCAATACAATTTCTCCTCGAATATCAAATATTGGAGGAAAATCACCTTTCAATTTTAAAGGTACAGACTTTATAGTTTTTACGTTAGCCGTAACATTATCGCCCTGAAAACCATCACCACGAGTTACCGCTTTTTCCAACACACCATTAATATATGTTAAACTTATGGATGCACCATCATATTTTAACTCACAAGTATATTGAACATCACCATCTATCATTTTTTTAATTCGCGCTTCCCAATCGAGCAAATCTTCTTTAGAATATGAATTATCTAAAGAATACATACGCTGCGCATGCTTAATGGTCTCGAAGTTTTTGGTAACTGCACCACCTACACGTTGCGTTGGCGAATTAGCATCGGTAAACTCAGGATGTTTAGCTTCTAAAGCTTGAAGTTCTTTTAACTTTATATCGAAATCGTAATCGGAAATAGTCGCATTATCCAACACATAATAATTATGGTTATGCATACGTAATTCGTCACTTAACTCCTGAATTTGCTTTTTAATGTTACTCATTGATGTGGGTATACTTTGCTTGAATTTATATTCAATTGAAATGATTCAGCACTTTTAATTTTATGCTTCAAATTTAGGAAATACTATCTAAATAGAAAACTACTGAAAACCATCAATCTCTTATTGTTAAAACTGAAATGGAATTGTTTATTGCTAGTTATAATGTTGCTTGTTTCGTAAAAACACCATTAATCATTCTATCTTTTCTAAACATATCTTGTTTTAAATGGATGTCTTTAAAATGATTTCCTTTTAATAATTGAATCATCTCGTTTCCTAAATATTCATTTATTTCAAAAAACAGAAGGCCGTTTTCCTTTAAGTTATGACTTGCAAATTCGGTAATAGCTTTGTAGAATTCCAACGGATTTTCATCATCAACAAAAAGTGCCAAATGCGGTTCATTTTCCAACACGTTAGTTTGCATTAACTTTTTCTCTAAATGACGTACATAAGGCGGGTTAGAAACAATGACATCAAATTTAGCATCTTCTAATAATTGCTCACCTTCAACCGATAATATATCTTGATTGGTAAAAGTAATAGCCACCTGGTTCAACTCGGCATTTTCTCGAGCAACCTTTAAAGCTTCAAC
The window above is part of the Algibacter sp. L3A6 genome. Proteins encoded here:
- the ligA gene encoding NAD-dependent DNA ligase LigA; the protein is MSNIKKQIQELSDELRMHNHNYYVLDNATISDYDFDIKLKELQALEAKHPEFTDANSPTQRVGGAVTKNFETIKHAQRMYSLDNSYSKEDLLDWEARIKKMIDGDVQYTCELKYDGASISLTYINGVLEKAVTRGDGFQGDNVTANVKTIKSVPLKLKGDFPPIFDIRGEIVLPFEGFNKMNEDRIEIGEEPYRNPRNTASGSLKLQDSAEVAKRPLECLLYNLTGGNLGVSNQFESLEKARQWGFKVPEVAKLANSIDEVLDFINYWDIHRHDLPFETDGVVVKVNSLQQQEELGFTSKAPRWAMAYKFKAEQVSTRLNSISYQVGRTGAITPVANLEPVELAGTTVKRASLHNADQIEKHDIRVGDMVYVEKGGEIIPKILGVDLSERPANSEPTLYITHCPECDTALERKVGEAQHYCPNYNGCNPQIIGRIQHYISRKAMDIDGLGGETVALLVNEGLISNYSELYELTKEQVIPLERMADKSAEKLIQGVEQSKNIPFERVLFALGIRYVGETVAKKLARHYKSIDAVQEASQEALVNVDEIGIKIAESVCLFFASEENNNIINRLKSFGVQLEMSAEELVGKTSLLTGQSIVVTGVFETVSRNELKKLIEDNGGKVSSSISSKTSFIVAGDKMGPSKKEKAEKLNVELISEAEFLQKIGFE
- a CDS encoding bifunctional metallophosphatase/5'-nucleotidase — its product is MKRRDFIQQATAGTALVTLGSMGLQSFTTLDKTSKITILHTNDVHSHIDAFGPEDGRNANKGGVARRANLVDAIRKENPNTLLLDAGDIFQGTPYFNYYGGELEFKLMSKLKYDAATIGNHDFDNGIDGLYAQLPHAEFPFITANYDFSNTIMDTHTKPYKTFIKDGIKIGVFGLGIELTGLVDKSMFKETKYLDPVETSQEMTRILKEDGHCDLIICLSHLGYHYKNNPDKIDDLKLAGATKDIDLIIGGHTHTFLKKPTVVKNIDGKNTLVNQVGCYGINLGKIDFYFDSDKNKSANGTSIIV
- a CDS encoding YoaK family protein, which produces MFRHQGKSRTLKHNLQIATVLSLAAGIINVTGFLSFKQLTTNVTGHFALFIYDLANFKFWKGTIYFLYIFSFLLGSFASSFLIEKYRVNKQLNVFVIPTVIESLILISIAVISNFVEITYPNFIVFAMLFAMGLQNSFVTKISNAVVRTTHLTGLFTDLGIDLSHLLFPESHPDRAKLKENIKLRIYIISSFFIGGLIGGFFYSELHLKLNTLILAALILLSSLFYDDFRYQLIKTKRKYTQRKNLT
- the prmC gene encoding peptide chain release factor N(5)-glutamine methyltransferase, producing MKLKNIQKIFHDKLDPFFQLEEVDSFFYILIETYYKVTRLQLAMDRDLKIENEALILDALMLLEQQIPIQYVLGETEFYGLTFKVNDNTLIPRPETEELVSWVLKSVEENKSVNILDIGTGSGCIAISIAKNLPNAKVFALDVSVEALKVARENAELNQVAITFTNQDILSVEGEQLLEDAKFDVIVSNPPYVRHLEKKLMQTNVLENEPHLALFVDDENPLEFYKAITEFASHNLKENGLLFFEINEYLGNEMIQLLKGNHFKDIHLKQDMFRKDRMINGVFTKQATL